Proteins from a single region of Bradyrhizobium diazoefficiens:
- a CDS encoding LysR family transcriptional regulator encodes MNGPNLQNVATFLKVVEVGGFASAARELGVTQSTVSRRVAELERHLRRKLLERTTRRLLLTEAGARYCETVKALISGLAEADENLGDGGTEAEGLLRITMPLGLGRAVVLPGLARFAKLHPHIRLDVDLSDRYVDILQEGYDFAVRFAEPQTSGLDAKSVRSVERIICATPQFFHANPVERAKDLEIDRCLVQRTYAPILTWSVVESGAVRTLQIAPRMVLSEIYSVYEMTLAGMGAAILPDFLIENDLMSGRLVRLQNITLSARPIVLVWPSHKTNLRRIVALRGFLEELLT; translated from the coding sequence ATGAATGGCCCAAACCTCCAAAATGTTGCGACGTTTCTCAAGGTGGTCGAAGTTGGAGGGTTCGCTTCGGCAGCGCGTGAGTTGGGGGTCACGCAGTCCACCGTGAGCCGGAGGGTTGCCGAACTCGAGCGACATCTCCGCCGCAAGCTGCTCGAGCGCACGACAAGGCGGCTGCTCCTGACCGAGGCCGGTGCTCGATATTGCGAGACGGTCAAGGCGCTCATTTCGGGCCTGGCAGAAGCAGACGAGAACCTGGGCGACGGTGGCACCGAAGCAGAAGGCTTGCTCCGGATCACGATGCCGCTCGGCCTGGGGCGAGCGGTCGTTCTGCCCGGACTAGCGCGCTTCGCGAAACTCCATCCACATATTCGGCTCGATGTCGATCTGTCGGATCGCTACGTCGATATACTTCAGGAAGGATACGACTTCGCCGTCAGATTTGCAGAACCACAGACATCGGGCCTGGATGCGAAGTCGGTCAGATCGGTCGAGAGAATCATCTGTGCGACACCCCAATTCTTCCATGCGAACCCGGTCGAACGAGCGAAAGACCTCGAGATCGATCGCTGCCTGGTTCAGCGAACCTATGCTCCGATCCTGACTTGGTCCGTGGTCGAAAGCGGAGCGGTCAGGACCCTGCAGATTGCGCCGCGCATGGTCTTGAGCGAAATCTATTCGGTATATGAAATGACGTTGGCTGGCATGGGGGCAGCGATCTTGCCGGATTTTCTGATCGAGAATGATCTCATGTCAGGTCGCCTGGTGCGCTTGCAGAACATAACTCTATCTGCGCGGCCGATCGTGCTGGTTTGGCCGAGCCACAAGACAAATCTGCGCAGAATCGTTGCGCTCAGAGGCTTTCTGGAAGAGTTGCTAACCTGA
- a CDS encoding FixH family protein — MKITIVARAVAAALIGVSLAAPNSAFADIRDYEFQLVDPSVQAGADKIVTVRLMNKKTGKQVPDAVIFASRLDMAPDGMQEMATKLTAMPGTEPGTYRFKANFSMAGRWQLSLGAKVQGETGTVENKLVITAQK; from the coding sequence ATGAAAATTACCATAGTCGCGCGTGCCGTTGCGGCCGCGCTCATCGGCGTGTCGTTGGCAGCACCGAACTCCGCCTTCGCCGATATCAGGGACTACGAATTCCAACTCGTCGATCCAAGTGTTCAGGCCGGTGCGGACAAGATCGTCACGGTGCGGCTCATGAACAAGAAGACCGGCAAACAGGTGCCGGACGCTGTGATCTTCGCCAGCCGTCTCGACATGGCGCCAGATGGCATGCAAGAGATGGCGACCAAGCTCACAGCAATGCCGGGCACGGAGCCGGGGACCTACCGGTTCAAGGCCAACTTCAGCATGGCGGGCCGTTGGCAGCTATCGCTGGGCGCGAAGGTCCAAGGCGAGACCGGCACGGTCGAGAACAAGCTCGTCATCACGGCGCAGAAATGA
- a CDS encoding NADPH:quinone oxidoreductase family protein encodes MDVGAWFRECVRVRREQLGSSGSDIVKTVRAERIGSVDDYALVDVATPTPKPNDVLIEVRSCGMGYVDALVALGGYQVKPQVPFTPGLEISGRVAAIGARVSRVKVGDRVMAYGFGGGLAECALAPETSTWNIPDALGFAEAAAFRTNYLTALHGLRDRAVLKPNERLLVFGASGGVGTAATQLGGLMDAEVIAIASTEEKRAFASAHGAHHVLDTDPEGWRDRLKAICNGAGPNVVFDPVCGSLLEPAFRSQVWGGRYLVVGFVGGPIPKLPVNLSLMKSAALVGVDVRQFVEFERERADAQIAELLDWAAQGKLSPAVGRRFAFSEFKEAMNFALSGKGSGKTIIDVAAD; translated from the coding sequence GTGGATGTCGGTGCGTGGTTTCGAGAGTGCGTGCGTGTCCGACGAGAGCAACTTGGCAGTTCCGGGAGCGACATCGTGAAAACCGTGCGAGCCGAGAGGATCGGCAGCGTCGACGATTATGCCCTGGTCGACGTCGCGACCCCGACGCCAAAGCCGAACGACGTGCTGATCGAGGTTCGCTCTTGCGGGATGGGCTATGTCGATGCTCTTGTCGCCCTGGGTGGCTACCAAGTCAAACCGCAGGTGCCATTCACACCCGGCCTCGAGATCAGTGGCCGTGTTGCGGCGATCGGGGCCAGGGTTTCGCGGGTGAAAGTCGGCGACCGTGTAATGGCCTACGGCTTCGGCGGCGGCTTGGCCGAATGCGCACTCGCGCCCGAGACCTCGACCTGGAATATCCCAGACGCATTGGGTTTCGCAGAAGCGGCCGCTTTCCGCACCAACTACCTGACCGCACTTCACGGTTTGCGAGATCGCGCGGTCTTGAAACCCAACGAACGGCTGCTGGTGTTCGGTGCGTCCGGCGGGGTCGGTACGGCCGCAACACAACTCGGAGGACTGATGGACGCAGAGGTCATCGCCATCGCATCCACGGAGGAGAAGCGCGCATTCGCTTCAGCGCACGGAGCGCATCATGTACTCGATACCGATCCTGAGGGCTGGCGCGACCGCCTGAAGGCCATCTGCAACGGGGCGGGCCCAAACGTCGTGTTCGACCCGGTGTGCGGCTCCCTGCTGGAGCCGGCGTTCCGATCACAGGTGTGGGGCGGGCGCTATCTCGTCGTCGGCTTCGTCGGTGGACCGATTCCCAAGCTGCCGGTCAATCTGTCGCTGATGAAGAGCGCGGCCCTGGTGGGCGTCGACGTCCGCCAATTCGTCGAGTTCGAGCGGGAGCGCGCCGACGCGCAGATCGCCGAGCTTCTGGATTGGGCCGCGCAGGGCAAACTGAGCCCGGCGGTTGGGCGGAGATTTGCTTTCTCCGAGTTCAAGGAAGCGATGAACTTCGCCTTGTCCGGCAAAGGAAGCGGGAAAACGATTATCGACGTCGCCGCGGACTGA
- a CDS encoding DUF1214 domain-containing protein: protein MRLILITLTALLVATVVGVGATWMTTTRGTEIGALTIGAWTARPRTGTADVDPYSRATIVRNGELPIGTGDGVAFTATTDDKKKALDGRCDVVVSGVTPPARFWTLTLYDRKGHLVANSLQRYGFTSQEIVRQSDGSFEIHIAARSRAGNWLPTGGIERYALMFRLYDTPVGVATRTQRDAPMPSIATVGCS, encoded by the coding sequence GTGCGGCTGATCCTGATCACATTGACGGCTCTCCTGGTTGCGACCGTGGTCGGCGTCGGCGCGACCTGGATGACGACCACCCGCGGCACCGAGATCGGCGCATTGACCATCGGCGCCTGGACCGCGCGTCCACGCACCGGCACCGCGGACGTCGATCCCTATTCGCGCGCCACGATCGTGCGCAACGGCGAGCTGCCGATCGGCACCGGCGATGGCGTCGCCTTCACCGCGACCACTGATGACAAGAAGAAGGCGCTCGACGGCCGCTGCGACGTCGTCGTCTCCGGCGTGACGCCGCCGGCGCGGTTCTGGACGCTGACGCTCTATGACCGCAAGGGCCACCTCGTCGCCAACTCGCTGCAGCGCTACGGCTTCACCAGCCAGGAGATCGTGCGCCAGTCCGACGGCTCGTTCGAGATCCACATCGCCGCGCGCTCGCGCGCCGGCAACTGGCTGCCGACCGGCGGCATCGAGCGATATGCGCTGATGTTCCGCCTCTACGACACGCCGGTTGGGGTCGCGACGCGCACCCAGCGCGATGCGCCGATGCCTAGCATCGCGACGGTGGGCTGCTCATGA
- a CDS encoding YcgN family cysteine cluster protein gives MTAARKRPSDQDGFFWKTKKMEDMSPAEWESLCDGCGRCCLSKLEDEDTGEIYYTDVSCKMLDSCTGGCKDYANRFEFVPDCVVMTPEKVRTLPWLPPSCGYKLVAQGRDLYWWHPLISGDPNTVHEAGVSVRGRVSGTEDEVPDDKLENHLVQWPAQVPKRARLKRRPKD, from the coding sequence ATGACAGCAGCTCGCAAACGACCTTCAGATCAGGATGGATTCTTCTGGAAAACCAAGAAGATGGAGGACATGTCGCCGGCCGAATGGGAGAGCCTGTGCGACGGCTGCGGCCGCTGCTGCCTGAGCAAGCTCGAAGACGAGGATACCGGCGAGATCTATTACACCGACGTCAGCTGCAAGATGCTCGATTCCTGCACCGGCGGCTGCAAGGACTATGCGAATCGCTTCGAATTTGTTCCGGACTGCGTTGTCATGACCCCCGAGAAGGTCCGCACCCTGCCTTGGCTGCCGCCGAGCTGCGGCTACAAGCTCGTTGCCCAGGGCCGCGATCTTTATTGGTGGCACCCGCTGATCTCGGGCGATCCCAATACGGTGCATGAGGCCGGCGTCTCCGTGCGCGGCCGGGTTTCAGGCACCGAGGATGAGGTCCCGGACGACAAGCTTGAGAACCACCTCGTGCAATGGCCGGCGCAGGTGCCGAAACGAGCACGCCTGAAGCGACGTCCCAAGGACTGA
- a CDS encoding nitroreductase, giving the protein MNVSDAISRRTSVRAFLPAAVSDAVMRHLLQKAARAPSGGNLQPWCIHALAGEPLRELLDLVKSRGPDPSPGYAVYPPDLWEPYRSRRFQNGEQLYASIGIGRDNKAGRLSQLAENAEFFGAPAGVFMFIDRGMGPPQWADLGMYLQNLMLLAVERGLSTCPQEYWALYANTVSEFLNVPVSRMLFCGVAVGYADASNPINSFKTDRAPPEEWMSVRGFESACVSDESNLAVPGATS; this is encoded by the coding sequence ATGAATGTTTCCGATGCGATTTCGCGCCGGACCTCTGTCCGGGCGTTCCTGCCTGCCGCGGTCTCGGATGCTGTCATGCGACATCTTTTGCAAAAAGCGGCGCGGGCGCCGAGCGGGGGCAATCTGCAGCCCTGGTGCATCCACGCCCTGGCGGGCGAGCCTCTAAGAGAACTGCTTGATCTGGTAAAGTCACGCGGCCCCGACCCGAGCCCCGGCTATGCGGTTTACCCGCCGGACCTATGGGAGCCGTATCGGTCGCGCCGCTTCCAGAACGGCGAACAGCTTTACGCCTCGATCGGCATTGGTCGCGACAACAAAGCCGGCCGCCTCTCGCAATTGGCGGAGAACGCCGAGTTTTTTGGCGCTCCAGCGGGCGTCTTCATGTTCATCGATCGAGGGATGGGGCCGCCGCAATGGGCGGATCTTGGCATGTATCTACAAAATCTAATGCTGCTCGCAGTTGAACGCGGGCTTTCGACCTGTCCGCAGGAATACTGGGCGCTTTACGCCAACACCGTTTCTGAGTTTCTGAACGTCCCGGTAAGCCGGATGCTGTTCTGCGGAGTAGCAGTGGGCTACGCCGACGCCTCCAATCCCATCAACAGCTTCAAGACCGACCGCGCGCCTCCCGAGGAGTGGATGTCGGTGCGTGGTTTCGAGAGTGCGTGCGTGTCCGACGAGAGCAACTTGGCAGTTCCGGGAGCGACATCGTGA
- a CDS encoding PBP1A family penicillin-binding protein: MVQNTLSNWKTRVRNFFLDLDARIDSSLFSSAKGIRELYERYSTFMDRFYVGRWKRWVFIEPLSEAATIGLGGMVLMLILAIPAFRETADEDWLKKSDLAVTFLDRYGNPIGSRGIKHNDSIPLEDFPDVLIKATLATEDRRFYDHFGIDIAGTARALVTNAQAGGVRQGGSSITQQLAKNLFLSNERTIERKINEAFLAVWLEWRLTKNEILKLYLDRAYMGGGTFGVDGAAHFYFNKSARDVTLAEAAMLAGLFKAPTKYAPHINLPAARARANVVLDNLVDAGFMTEGQVFGARRNPAFAVDRRDEASPNYYLDYAFDEMRKLVDTFPKSYTERVFVVRLAIDTNVQKAAEDAIENQLRQFGRDYHATQAATVVADLDGGIRAMVGGRDYGASQFNRAVDAYRQPGSSFKPYVYTTALLNGFTPNSIVVDGPVCIGNWCPQNYGHSYSGPVTLTQAITRSINVVPVKLSIMIGQKEQPKAPNPAKIGRAKIVEVARRFGLKAPLPDTPSLPIGSDEVTVLEHAVAYATFPNRGKAVTPHAVLEVRTGAGDLVWRWDRDGPKPRQAIPPNIAADMAGMMSHVVSEGTARRAALDGIPTAGKTGTTNAYRDAWFVGYTGNFTCAVWFGNDDYSPTNRMTGGSLPAQTWHDIMVAAHQGVEVREIPGVGMGKKLPRDQVANAQANAAPKVLETKPGPPPVLTKRGADILVHVEKLLDDAAKTANKSASDDSQSAKPASSTSALAFPQNYAAEENANASTPRKN; encoded by the coding sequence GTGGTCCAGAACACACTATCCAACTGGAAGACTCGTGTCCGGAACTTCTTCCTGGACCTCGACGCACGCATCGACTCCTCGCTGTTCTCCTCGGCCAAGGGCATCCGCGAGCTCTACGAGCGTTACTCGACCTTCATGGACCGCTTCTATGTCGGGCGGTGGAAGCGCTGGGTGTTCATCGAGCCGCTGTCGGAGGCCGCGACCATCGGCCTCGGCGGCATGGTGCTGATGCTGATCCTCGCCATCCCCGCCTTCCGCGAGACGGCGGACGAGGATTGGCTGAAGAAGTCCGACCTCGCGGTGACGTTCCTCGACCGCTACGGCAACCCGATCGGCAGCCGCGGCATCAAGCACAACGACTCGATCCCACTGGAAGATTTTCCCGACGTCCTGATAAAGGCGACGCTGGCGACCGAAGACCGCCGCTTCTACGACCATTTCGGCATCGACATCGCTGGCACCGCGCGCGCGCTCGTCACCAACGCCCAAGCCGGCGGCGTCCGCCAGGGCGGCTCCTCGATCACGCAGCAGCTCGCCAAGAATTTGTTCCTGAGCAACGAGCGCACCATCGAGCGCAAGATCAACGAGGCGTTCCTCGCGGTCTGGCTGGAATGGCGCCTGACCAAGAACGAGATCCTCAAGCTGTATCTCGACCGCGCCTATATGGGCGGCGGCACCTTCGGCGTCGACGGCGCCGCACATTTCTACTTCAATAAGTCCGCGCGCGACGTGACGCTGGCCGAGGCCGCGATGCTCGCCGGCCTGTTCAAGGCGCCGACCAAATACGCGCCGCACATCAACCTGCCCGCTGCGCGCGCCCGCGCCAACGTCGTGCTCGACAACCTCGTCGATGCCGGCTTCATGACCGAGGGACAGGTGTTCGGCGCCCGCCGCAATCCGGCCTTCGCGGTCGACCGCCGCGACGAGGCTTCGCCGAACTATTATCTCGATTACGCCTTCGACGAGATGCGCAAGCTCGTCGACACCTTCCCGAAATCCTACACCGAGCGCGTCTTCGTCGTTCGCCTCGCGATCGACACCAACGTGCAGAAGGCCGCCGAAGACGCGATCGAAAACCAGCTGCGCCAGTTCGGCCGCGACTATCACGCGACGCAGGCTGCGACGGTCGTCGCCGATCTCGACGGCGGCATCCGCGCCATGGTCGGTGGCCGCGATTATGGCGCGAGCCAATTCAACCGCGCGGTCGATGCCTATCGCCAGCCTGGCTCGTCGTTCAAGCCCTACGTCTACACCACGGCGCTGCTGAACGGTTTCACGCCGAACTCGATCGTGGTCGACGGCCCGGTCTGCATCGGCAATTGGTGTCCGCAGAACTATGGTCATTCCTATTCCGGCCCGGTGACGCTGACCCAGGCGATCACGCGCTCGATCAACGTCGTGCCGGTGAAGTTGTCGATCATGATCGGCCAGAAGGAACAGCCGAAGGCGCCGAACCCGGCCAAGATCGGCCGCGCCAAGATCGTCGAGGTCGCCCGCCGCTTCGGCCTCAAGGCGCCGCTGCCCGATACTCCGTCGCTGCCGATCGGCTCGGACGAAGTCACCGTGCTCGAGCACGCCGTCGCCTATGCGACCTTCCCGAACCGCGGCAAGGCAGTGACGCCGCATGCGGTGCTGGAGGTACGCACCGGCGCGGGCGATCTGGTCTGGCGCTGGGACCGCGACGGCCCGAAGCCGCGGCAGGCTATTCCGCCGAACATCGCCGCTGATATGGCCGGCATGATGAGCCACGTCGTCAGCGAAGGCACCGCGCGCCGCGCGGCGCTCGACGGCATTCCGACCGCGGGCAAGACCGGCACCACGAATGCGTATCGCGACGCCTGGTTCGTCGGCTACACCGGCAACTTCACCTGCGCGGTCTGGTTCGGCAATGACGACTATTCGCCGACCAACCGCATGACCGGCGGCTCGCTGCCGGCGCAGACCTGGCACGACATCATGGTCGCGGCGCATCAGGGCGTCGAGGTCCGCGAAATTCCCGGCGTCGGCATGGGCAAGAAGCTGCCGCGCGACCAGGTCGCCAACGCGCAGGCCAATGCGGCGCCGAAAGTGCTGGAGACCAAGCCCGGACCGCCGCCGGTGCTGACCAAGCGCGGCGCCGATATTCTGGTGCATGTCGAGAAGCTGCTCGACGATGCCGCCAAGACCGCGAACAAATCGGCTTCCGACGACAGCCAGTCGGCCAAACCGGCATCGTCGACGAGCGCGCTCGCCTTCCCGCAGAATTATGCGGCGGAGGAGAACGCGAACGCATCCACCCCGCGCAAGAACTGA
- a CDS encoding thioredoxin family protein — MAGTLSPLKVVSREEWLSARRALFVEEKEITHKLDELRKKRRDLPWVKIEKPYVFEGPDGKCTLADLFHGRSQLAVYHFMLTPGSDHVCKGCSFVADHFDAARKHFDDADLSFAVISRAPIERIEQVKRALGWTFPWVSSYGSDFNFDFGVSFKREDLVAGTAKFNYDTIPLRSSEDMMGASIFAKNETGEIFHTYSAYSRGIENLMGAFMWLDLTPKGRHQFDDGHSRLSDDGRDVRTIARPGGAGIGCH; from the coding sequence ATGGCAGGCACTCTCTCCCCACTGAAAGTCGTCTCGCGTGAGGAATGGCTTTCCGCACGCAGGGCACTGTTCGTCGAAGAGAAGGAGATTACGCACAAGCTCGACGAGCTAAGAAAAAAGCGCCGCGATTTGCCGTGGGTGAAAATCGAGAAGCCCTACGTGTTCGAGGGACCGGATGGCAAGTGCACACTTGCCGATCTGTTCCATGGTCGCAGCCAACTCGCCGTCTATCACTTCATGCTAACCCCCGGCTCCGATCACGTTTGCAAAGGGTGCTCATTCGTCGCCGATCATTTCGACGCCGCGCGCAAGCACTTCGATGATGCCGACCTGTCATTTGCTGTGATTTCACGCGCACCAATCGAGCGAATCGAGCAGGTGAAACGCGCTTTAGGCTGGACCTTTCCGTGGGTGTCATCCTATGGCAGCGACTTCAACTTCGATTTCGGGGTGTCATTCAAAAGGGAGGACCTGGTCGCTGGCACAGCCAAGTTCAATTACGACACGATCCCGCTCAGGAGCAGCGAAGATATGATGGGCGCCAGCATCTTTGCCAAAAACGAGACTGGCGAGATCTTCCACACCTACTCGGCTTATTCCCGTGGCATTGAAAATTTGATGGGTGCCTTCATGTGGCTCGATCTCACGCCCAAGGGCCGCCATCAATTCGATGACGGCCACAGCCGGCTTAGCGACGACGGCCGGGACGTCCGTACAATTGCGCGACCTGGCGGCGCCGGGATTGGCTGTCATTGA
- a CDS encoding DUF1254 domain-containing protein, producing the protein MIRLLFTILAGVVLGLVVHLVSVLALPRIATQDAYSRLTPMTKLNGVTQLPLADPQTSPMPFMDPAFALAICRYDLSGGPIKLTVPVSQAYTSVSFYTRNEIAYYAINDRSAGKKVIELDLMTQAQHDALPEDEEITAADRLIIDSPSTTGLILLKALAAEPGLMPQAQATLQAATCAPQTEAPAKAEAPRGRR; encoded by the coding sequence ATGATCCGGCTGCTGTTCACCATTCTGGCCGGGGTGGTGCTGGGCCTCGTCGTCCATCTCGTCAGCGTGCTGGCGCTGCCGCGGATCGCGACGCAAGACGCCTATTCGCGGCTGACGCCGATGACCAAGCTCAACGGCGTGACCCAGCTTCCGCTGGCCGATCCGCAGACCTCGCCGATGCCGTTCATGGACCCGGCCTTTGCGCTCGCGATCTGCCGCTACGATCTCTCGGGCGGGCCGATCAAGCTCACCGTGCCGGTGAGCCAGGCCTACACGTCGGTGTCGTTCTACACCCGCAACGAGATCGCCTATTACGCCATCAACGACCGCTCCGCCGGCAAGAAGGTGATCGAACTCGACCTGATGACGCAGGCTCAGCACGACGCCCTGCCCGAGGACGAAGAGATCACCGCGGCCGACCGCCTGATCATCGATTCCCCGAGCACGACAGGCCTGATCTTGCTGAAGGCGCTGGCCGCCGAACCCGGCCTGATGCCGCAAGCGCAGGCAACGCTTCAGGCCGCAACCTGCGCGCCGCAAACCGAGGCGCCGGCGAAGGCCGAGGCGCCGCGCGGCCGGCGCTGA
- a CDS encoding MDR family MFS transporter: MNQFARQSSQSADIQTLPDDIAEELTRLPGEVISVSDAPPISPPIPLTSDEVRTIVISLMLTMFLAALDQTIVATALPTIGRQFHDVSNLSWVITAYLLASTAVAPVFGTLSDIYGRKAMLIVSLSLFIAGSILCAIAPSMPMLILARGLQGLGGGGIMPVVQTVISDVVSPRERGQYQAYFSSVWMVGGILGPVIGGVFAEHLHWSMIFWINLPLAAAALALLLPKMKKIPVFHRKRKVDWLGGVLLMASAMVFMLVLTWGGTRYPWLSPTVLSMVGGAIALALTFVWHARRADEPFLPLPLLRGSVAPFALTAGGCGLGAITGLTVQLPLYYESVYQLSASEAGLALIPLAAVSTCGAAIAGRTMARAKHYKRVAIIGTSWAAICALGLTVTTLPLWGLLTLMAAFALGLGTTFPVCVVSLQNSVARPQVGTITGAMNFFRSLMSSFTVAAFAAILLIALGADIPLAGEHHAAGAIPAIPAEDMRHAFRYVFAAATALMTTAALCLIMMEERPLAGPTTSQPVEMAE; this comes from the coding sequence ATGAACCAGTTCGCACGGCAGAGCAGCCAGTCTGCCGACATCCAGACATTGCCCGATGACATCGCCGAGGAACTGACCCGCCTTCCGGGCGAGGTCATCAGCGTCAGCGACGCTCCGCCGATCTCGCCGCCGATACCGCTGACCTCGGACGAGGTCCGCACCATCGTCATCAGCCTGATGCTGACGATGTTCCTGGCCGCCCTCGACCAGACCATCGTCGCCACGGCGCTGCCAACCATCGGGCGCCAGTTCCACGACGTTTCGAACCTGTCCTGGGTCATCACCGCCTATCTACTCGCCTCGACCGCGGTTGCGCCGGTGTTCGGGACGCTGAGCGACATCTACGGCCGCAAAGCCATGCTCATCGTGTCGTTGAGCCTGTTCATCGCCGGCTCGATCCTGTGCGCGATTGCGCCGAGCATGCCGATGCTGATTTTGGCGCGCGGCCTCCAGGGGCTCGGCGGCGGCGGCATCATGCCTGTGGTGCAGACCGTGATCTCCGACGTCGTCTCTCCGCGCGAGCGCGGGCAATACCAGGCCTATTTCTCCAGCGTCTGGATGGTCGGCGGCATTCTCGGCCCCGTCATCGGTGGCGTGTTCGCCGAGCATCTGCACTGGTCGATGATCTTCTGGATCAATCTGCCGCTCGCAGCCGCAGCGCTTGCCCTGCTGCTGCCGAAGATGAAGAAGATCCCGGTGTTTCACCGCAAGCGCAAGGTCGACTGGCTCGGCGGCGTGCTGCTGATGGCTTCCGCCATGGTCTTCATGCTGGTGCTGACCTGGGGCGGCACGCGTTATCCCTGGCTTTCGCCGACCGTGCTGTCGATGGTGGGCGGGGCTATCGCACTCGCGCTCACCTTCGTCTGGCACGCGCGCCGCGCCGACGAGCCGTTCCTGCCGCTGCCACTGCTCCGCGGATCGGTCGCGCCGTTCGCGCTGACGGCCGGCGGCTGTGGCCTCGGCGCCATCACCGGACTCACCGTGCAGCTGCCGCTCTATTACGAGTCGGTCTACCAGCTCAGCGCCAGCGAGGCGGGATTGGCGCTGATTCCGCTCGCGGCGGTCTCGACCTGTGGTGCTGCGATCGCCGGCCGCACCATGGCGCGCGCCAAGCACTACAAGCGCGTCGCCATCATCGGCACCTCGTGGGCCGCGATCTGCGCCCTCGGCCTCACGGTCACCACGCTGCCTTTGTGGGGACTGCTGACCTTAATGGCCGCGTTTGCGCTTGGGCTCGGCACGACCTTCCCGGTCTGCGTGGTCTCGCTGCAGAATTCGGTGGCCCGTCCGCAGGTCGGCACCATCACCGGCGCGATGAACTTCTTTCGCTCGCTGATGTCCTCGTTCACGGTCGCAGCGTTTGCGGCCATCCTGCTCATCGCGCTCGGCGCCGACATCCCGCTGGCCGGTGAGCATCACGCCGCAGGCGCCATCCCTGCGATCCCCGCTGAAGACATGAGGCACGCCTTCCGCTACGTCTTCGCGGCCGCGACCGCGCTGATGACCACCGCCGCGCTCTGCCTGATCATGATGGAGGAGCGACCGCTGGCCGGTCCGACCACCTCGCAACCAGTTGAGATGGCGGAGTAG
- a CDS encoding carbohydrate ABC transporter permease, whose amino-acid sequence MRRTFLNIAGGGAFYSAVAAFVVLTAFPFYWMLITSLKSNPDLYNITNIPFWFNEAPTFEHFQYLFQQTQFARWLLNSLIIGLCVVAITLVCALPAGYSLARMAGRSGEALGIGIFLTYLVPPTLLFLPLSRIVASLGLQNSMWSLVLVYPTFTIPFCTWLLMGFFKAMPVEIEEAAIVDGCSLFGAFVRMVLPLSLPAILTAVIFTFTLTLQEFVYALTFISASAQKPVTLGVATDLVRGDIFFWGEIMAGALIASIPVAIAYNLFLDRFISGITGGAVK is encoded by the coding sequence ATGCGCCGCACCTTCCTGAACATCGCGGGCGGGGGAGCGTTCTACAGCGCGGTGGCGGCCTTCGTCGTTCTGACCGCCTTTCCGTTCTACTGGATGCTGATCACCTCCTTGAAGAGCAATCCCGATCTCTACAACATCACCAACATTCCGTTCTGGTTCAACGAGGCGCCGACGTTCGAGCACTTCCAATATCTGTTCCAGCAGACGCAGTTCGCGCGCTGGCTCCTCAACTCGCTGATTATCGGCCTTTGTGTCGTCGCGATCACGCTTGTCTGCGCACTGCCGGCTGGCTACAGCTTGGCGCGGATGGCCGGTCGGAGCGGCGAAGCGCTCGGCATTGGCATTTTTCTGACCTATCTCGTTCCGCCGACTCTTCTGTTCCTGCCGCTCTCGCGCATCGTCGCTTCGCTCGGCCTGCAGAATTCGATGTGGTCGCTGGTGCTGGTCTACCCGACCTTCACGATCCCGTTCTGCACCTGGCTGCTCATGGGATTCTTCAAGGCGATGCCGGTCGAAATCGAGGAGGCAGCGATTGTCGACGGTTGCAGCCTGTTCGGCGCTTTCGTCAGAATGGTGCTCCCGCTATCCCTGCCGGCTATTCTGACGGCGGTGATTTTCACCTTCACCTTGACCCTGCAGGAATTCGTCTATGCGCTGACGTTCATCTCCGCATCGGCGCAGAAGCCGGTCACGCTTGGTGTCGCCACCGATCTGGTCCGCGGCGACATCTTCTTCTGGGGCGAGATCATGGCCGGCGCACTGATTGCCAGCATCCCCGTGGCCATCGCTTACAACCTATTCCTTGATCGCTTCATCTCCGGTATCACTGGCGGTGCCGTCAAATAG